One segment of Aquimarina sp. BL5 DNA contains the following:
- a CDS encoding TolC family protein has translation MRNNLWSLCFFSLFTVFGFAQETPVSSQYSFTLDEAIEFALENSYQSINARRDVAKALKQKWETTATGLPQISAAIDYQNQLKQQPILFPAIDEDTGQPIDGQFQEFFTPQQQASATATLSQLLFDGSYLVGLEAAKSFLQFSNDSEEKTLLTVRESVINAYGSVLVSDESVKILQNNKEALEKNYEERKKIFENGLAEEEDVEQLQITLLQITNQLNNAKRLAKIALQMFNLTIGVDVDSNTVLSDTLDNLTVKNTDQSLGTKPFMIENNIDYRLGYLLTEQRRLELKLEKSRALPTLSAFVNYGTAAFDNDFVFFESETRWFQSSVLGVSLNIPIFSSLGRSAKTQRARIAFEQANTSFIEAQQQIQLQYNSTLSDYQLSLETYETSKQNLSLAERIENKNQIKYTEGLASSFELRQAQLQLYSVQQEVLQAMLTIINNKAKLESILNTPKN, from the coding sequence ATGAGAAACAACCTTTGGTCTTTATGTTTCTTTAGCCTATTCACAGTATTTGGTTTTGCACAGGAAACCCCAGTTTCCTCTCAGTATTCCTTTACACTAGATGAAGCTATTGAATTTGCACTAGAGAATAGTTATCAGTCCATCAACGCCAGGCGTGATGTGGCTAAAGCCTTAAAACAAAAATGGGAAACTACGGCAACCGGGCTACCACAAATTAGTGCAGCAATTGATTATCAAAATCAACTAAAACAACAACCGATTTTATTTCCGGCAATTGATGAAGATACGGGGCAACCTATTGATGGTCAGTTTCAAGAATTTTTCACACCTCAACAACAGGCCTCAGCAACCGCCACATTATCACAGCTTTTGTTTGATGGATCCTATCTTGTTGGATTAGAAGCAGCCAAAAGTTTCTTACAATTCAGTAATGACTCTGAGGAAAAAACTCTGCTTACAGTGCGTGAAAGTGTTATTAATGCATATGGAAGCGTTTTAGTATCAGACGAAAGTGTAAAAATTCTTCAAAATAATAAAGAAGCACTAGAGAAGAACTATGAAGAAAGAAAGAAGATTTTCGAAAATGGCTTAGCAGAAGAAGAAGATGTAGAACAATTACAGATTACATTGTTACAAATCACAAACCAATTAAATAACGCTAAACGATTGGCCAAGATTGCATTACAGATGTTTAATCTTACGATTGGTGTTGATGTAGATTCTAATACTGTTTTATCAGATACTCTTGATAATTTGACTGTTAAAAATACAGATCAATCTTTAGGGACAAAACCCTTTATGATCGAAAACAATATTGATTACAGATTGGGATATCTGTTAACTGAACAACGAAGATTAGAGTTAAAATTAGAGAAAAGTAGAGCATTACCAACTTTATCTGCTTTTGTTAATTACGGAACAGCCGCTTTCGATAATGACTTCGTGTTTTTTGAAAGTGAAACAAGATGGTTTCAATCTTCTGTTTTAGGAGTTAGTCTTAACATACCCATTTTTAGTTCTTTAGGAAGAAGCGCTAAGACACAGAGAGCCAGAATTGCTTTTGAACAAGCAAACACTTCTTTTATAGAGGCGCAACAGCAAATTCAGCTTCAATATAATAGTACACTAAGCGATTATCAACTTTCTTTAGAAACTTATGAAACTTCTAAACAAAACCTTTCTCTAGCGGAAAGAATAGAAAACAAAAATCAAATCAAATATACTGAAGGATTAGCTTCCAGTTTTGAATTAAGGCAAGCTCAATTACAGTTGTACAGCGTACAGCAAGAAGTACTCCAAGCAATGTTGACAATCATAAATAACAAAGCTAAACTGGAATCAATTTTAAATACACCAAAAAACTAA
- a CDS encoding efflux RND transporter periplasmic adaptor subunit: MKKILIILSVFLLIVSCGQEGGKSIEKVIEKGDLTAIRAKRSEVVAEQQAVADKLKLLDQAIASLDTIKKLPLVTTIRAKDTLFTHYLELQGSVETKKNIVLYPETSGTLLKVLVKEGQRVSKGQTLARIDDGGLSQQVAQMEVQAELAKTTYERQKKLWEQKIGSEIQYLQAKTNYESSKNGVNQMKQQLARSVVTAPFSGIVDDVIAEQGSVVAPGQTELIRIVNLNDMYIEIEVPENYISSIVKGKEAKVHFPILGTTIDTKIRQVGNYINPNNRSFTVEVAVPNKDGVIKPNLTAKVKINDYTSVKAILIPQSIISENSEGDQYAYVTSEKNTNNIAEAKRTIVKTGKTQGDFIEILEGINNGDAIISEGARSVKDGQKVEIIN; this comes from the coding sequence ATGAAAAAGATACTTATCATATTATCTGTATTTCTTCTTATCGTTTCTTGTGGGCAAGAAGGCGGAAAATCTATAGAAAAAGTCATTGAAAAAGGTGATTTAACAGCTATTAGAGCTAAAAGAAGTGAAGTTGTTGCAGAGCAGCAAGCCGTTGCTGATAAATTAAAACTATTAGATCAAGCAATTGCATCATTGGATACCATCAAAAAACTTCCGTTGGTTACCACGATACGCGCAAAAGACACTTTGTTTACTCATTATTTAGAATTACAAGGAAGTGTAGAAACTAAAAAGAATATTGTTTTATATCCAGAAACTTCTGGAACACTACTAAAAGTATTGGTCAAAGAAGGACAACGTGTTTCTAAAGGACAAACATTAGCTAGAATTGATGATGGTGGTCTTAGCCAACAAGTAGCTCAAATGGAAGTTCAGGCAGAATTAGCTAAAACTACTTATGAGCGTCAGAAAAAATTATGGGAACAAAAAATAGGTTCTGAAATTCAATACTTACAAGCAAAAACGAATTACGAATCTTCAAAAAATGGGGTTAATCAGATGAAACAACAATTAGCCAGATCTGTTGTAACTGCACCTTTTTCTGGAATTGTTGATGATGTCATTGCTGAGCAAGGAAGTGTAGTCGCTCCTGGGCAAACAGAATTGATTCGTATTGTTAACCTAAATGACATGTATATTGAGATAGAAGTTCCTGAAAATTACATCTCTAGTATTGTAAAAGGAAAAGAAGCAAAAGTTCATTTTCCAATACTTGGAACAACTATCGACACGAAAATCCGACAAGTTGGTAATTATATAAATCCTAATAATCGTTCATTTACAGTTGAAGTAGCTGTACCAAATAAAGATGGTGTTATTAAACCTAATCTTACTGCCAAAGTAAAAATCAATGATTACACCAGCGTAAAAGCAATTCTGATCCCACAAAGTATCATCTCAGAAAACTCTGAAGGAGATCAGTACGCATATGTTACTTCTGAAAAAAACACTAACAATATTGCAGAAGCAAAACGTACTATTGTAAAAACTGGAAAAACACAAGGGGATTTTATTGAAATCCTTGAGGGTATTAACAATGGCGACGCTATCATAAGTGAAGGAGCCAGAAGTGTTAAAGATGGTCAAAAAGTCGAAATCATAAACTAA
- a CDS encoding efflux RND transporter permease subunit codes for MEVKKKKVDKEFRLSSWAIDNPTTIYVMIGIFLVLGLSAYFSMPRENFPEINETKIYISVPYPGNTAEDIERLIVDPLEDKLKNLGGVVEIVSTSQEDYGIITVEFEEKFTVAQAKQKVKDEVDSEKSNEDWPTFNGAKVEPNVFDLSISEETPIMNINITGDYPVDKLKLFGEYLEDEIEDLKEIKGVDIRGAQEKEVEVAVDIYKMMAAKVSFDDVLNTIRNGNITMSAGNMITSGQRRTIRILGEIDQPSELDNFVVKSQDGAVYLRDIAKVTFKEEDRTTYAREFGDNVVMLEVKKRSGKNMVEAADKILKIVADAEENVFPTDLNISIANDQSSKTINQVDDLVNNIIFGIILVVGVLMFFLGFRNALFVGFAIPMSMFMSFMILSLLGYTMNTMILFGLIMGLGMLVDNGIVVVENVYRLMEEEGMSRIEAAKKGISEIAFPIIISTLTTVAAFVPLALWPGVMGQFMKYFPITLSVVLGSSLFVAIFINSMLVSRFMEIGEKVLTLKQLIRVTLILGGFGIFILIVGGAARGLGTLMIFTAIMFWIYKYLLKGAANFFQRRILTWLENSYQRFLSFALKGWRPTMFFLGTFAFLIVVFMMFGASVGSQRTKIEFFPDNTPNQIIVYIEYPQGTDIDKTNRITKEIENRVYAIINDQEYIEGEDYNFLVEAAVSQVGEGAGNPLTDGGSSAEMPHRAKIIAAMREYKFRNGKDSEVLRQKVQDALKGIYPGVAISVEKDAVGPPAGYPINIEIEGKDYDELINVAERMRNFINEKNIPGIEELKIDVNKGKPAMQVAVDRQKAGELGVAAGQVGNQLRRSIFGEKAGVYKKEGEDYDIYVRFDKNDRYNTSALFNQNITFRDQATGRLKEIPVSAVASKKNTSSFSAVKHKDTKRVVTVYSGLQPGYTDAGAIVAQIQTEMASFTDLPRGVKIDYTGQIEEQGKQMSFLMGAFFAGLGLIMLILIFQFSSISKPTIIMLAIFLSFIGVFGGILITGAPFVIMMTMMGIISLAGIVVNNGVVLLDYTQLLIDRKKGELNVPEKELLPNDEVMKLIVKGGRARLRPVILTAITTVLGLIPLAVGFNIDFFSLFSSFDPKIYIGGDNVIFWGPLAWAVIYGLIIATFLTLIIVPCLFFIVHKVKARFSGKKSANTIIINDQDFESDGNTEVPVPSAT; via the coding sequence ATGGAAGTTAAAAAGAAAAAAGTAGATAAGGAGTTTAGATTATCATCTTGGGCGATAGATAATCCTACTACAATCTATGTAATGATTGGTATATTCCTGGTTTTAGGGTTATCAGCATACTTTTCTATGCCTAGAGAAAATTTTCCTGAGATCAACGAAACTAAAATTTATATTAGTGTTCCATATCCGGGAAATACTGCAGAAGATATAGAGCGATTGATTGTTGATCCATTAGAAGATAAACTAAAAAACCTTGGAGGTGTTGTAGAAATCGTATCCACATCACAGGAAGATTATGGAATCATAACAGTAGAGTTCGAAGAAAAATTTACCGTAGCGCAAGCAAAACAAAAGGTTAAGGATGAGGTAGATTCTGAAAAATCCAATGAAGATTGGCCGACATTTAATGGAGCCAAGGTAGAACCTAATGTTTTTGATTTGAGTATCTCTGAAGAAACTCCAATAATGAACATCAATATTACTGGAGATTATCCAGTTGATAAACTCAAGTTGTTTGGAGAATATCTCGAGGATGAAATTGAAGATCTAAAAGAGATCAAAGGCGTAGATATTAGAGGTGCACAGGAAAAAGAAGTAGAAGTAGCTGTTGATATCTATAAAATGATGGCTGCAAAAGTGAGTTTTGACGATGTACTGAATACTATCAGAAATGGTAACATTACCATGTCTGCCGGAAATATGATTACCAGTGGACAACGAAGAACTATTAGAATTCTTGGAGAAATCGATCAACCATCAGAATTAGATAATTTTGTAGTAAAATCCCAAGATGGAGCTGTGTATTTACGAGATATAGCAAAAGTAACTTTTAAAGAAGAAGATCGAACAACTTATGCCAGAGAATTTGGTGATAATGTAGTGATGTTAGAAGTAAAGAAACGTTCTGGAAAAAACATGGTAGAAGCCGCAGATAAAATCTTGAAAATCGTTGCTGATGCCGAGGAAAATGTATTCCCAACCGATCTAAACATAAGTATCGCAAACGACCAGTCATCTAAAACTATTAACCAGGTAGATGACTTGGTTAACAATATCATCTTTGGAATCATTTTGGTCGTAGGTGTTCTAATGTTCTTTTTAGGGTTTAGAAACGCATTATTTGTTGGATTTGCCATACCTATGTCCATGTTTATGTCTTTTATGATCCTATCTTTATTAGGATATACCATGAATACTATGATCCTATTTGGATTGATAATGGGATTAGGGATGCTGGTAGATAATGGTATTGTGGTTGTAGAAAATGTGTATCGACTAATGGAAGAAGAGGGAATGTCTCGCATTGAAGCTGCTAAAAAAGGTATCAGTGAGATTGCATTCCCAATCATAATCTCTACATTAACTACTGTGGCCGCTTTCGTTCCGCTAGCATTATGGCCAGGCGTAATGGGGCAGTTCATGAAATATTTTCCAATAACGCTTTCTGTAGTATTAGGTTCCTCATTATTTGTTGCAATATTCATCAACTCTATGTTAGTCTCACGATTCATGGAGATTGGCGAAAAAGTATTAACCTTAAAGCAATTAATTAGAGTAACTCTTATACTTGGTGGATTCGGAATTTTTATTCTAATTGTTGGAGGTGCAGCGAGAGGACTTGGTACTTTAATGATCTTTACGGCGATTATGTTCTGGATTTATAAATACTTGTTAAAAGGTGCTGCAAATTTTTTCCAAAGACGAATTTTAACCTGGTTAGAGAATAGTTATCAAAGATTTTTATCTTTTGCATTAAAGGGATGGAGACCTACAATGTTCTTTTTAGGAACATTTGCTTTCCTCATTGTTGTATTTATGATGTTTGGTGCATCTGTAGGAAGTCAGCGCACTAAAATCGAATTTTTTCCAGATAACACTCCTAATCAGATTATTGTTTATATAGAATATCCACAAGGAACAGATATTGATAAAACTAATAGGATTACTAAAGAAATTGAAAACCGTGTATATGCCATCATAAATGATCAGGAATATATTGAAGGTGAAGATTATAACTTTCTGGTAGAAGCTGCTGTATCTCAGGTAGGAGAAGGTGCCGGAAATCCCTTAACAGACGGAGGTAGCAGTGCAGAAATGCCACATCGTGCAAAAATTATTGCCGCGATGAGAGAATACAAATTCAGAAACGGAAAAGATTCTGAAGTACTTAGACAAAAAGTACAAGATGCCTTAAAAGGAATTTATCCCGGAGTTGCTATTTCCGTAGAAAAAGATGCTGTAGGTCCACCAGCTGGATATCCTATAAACATCGAAATCGAAGGAAAGGACTATGATGAATTGATTAATGTAGCAGAACGTATGCGAAACTTCATCAATGAAAAGAATATTCCGGGTATCGAAGAACTAAAAATAGATGTAAACAAAGGAAAACCTGCAATGCAAGTAGCGGTTGATCGCCAAAAAGCTGGAGAACTAGGAGTAGCAGCAGGTCAAGTAGGAAATCAATTACGTCGTTCTATTTTTGGTGAAAAAGCTGGTGTTTACAAAAAAGAAGGAGAAGACTACGATATATATGTCCGTTTTGATAAAAATGATCGTTATAATACCAGTGCTTTATTCAATCAAAATATTACGTTTAGAGATCAGGCAACCGGTAGACTTAAAGAGATTCCTGTTTCCGCTGTTGCTTCTAAAAAGAACACCTCTTCTTTTAGTGCCGTGAAGCACAAAGATACTAAAAGAGTAGTAACGGTGTATTCTGGATTACAACCTGGCTATACAGATGCTGGAGCTATTGTAGCTCAAATTCAAACCGAAATGGCTAGTTTTACCGATTTACCCAGAGGTGTAAAAATTGATTATACTGGTCAAATTGAAGAACAAGGTAAACAGATGTCTTTCTTAATGGGTGCTTTCTTCGCTGGACTAGGATTAATAATGCTAATATTGATTTTTCAGTTTAGCTCCATCTCAAAACCCACCATTATAATGCTTGCCATATTCCTTAGCTTTATTGGGGTTTTTGGCGGTATATTAATCACAGGGGCTCCTTTCGTAATTATGATGACCATGATGGGGATTATCTCTCTTGCTGGGATTGTAGTAAATAATGGTGTAGTATTACTGGATTACACACAATTATTGATCGATCGTAAGAAGGGAGAACTTAATGTTCCCGAGAAAGAATTACTACCAAATGATGAAGTGATGAAATTAATAGTAAAAGGAGGTAGAGCCCGTCTTAGACCTGTAATTTTAACAGCTATTACAACAGTATTAGGTTTGATACCATTAGCGGTTGGATTTAATATTGATTTCTTCTCTTTATTTTCTTCGTTTGATCCAAAAATTTATATAGGTGGAGATAATGTAATTTTCTGGGGACCATTGGCTTGGGCAGTTATTTATGGATTGATCATCGCTACCTTCCTTACGCTTATTATTGTACCATGTTTATTCTTTATTGTACATAAAGTAAAAGCTAGATTTAGCGGAAAGAAAAGCGCAAATACTATAATAATTAATGATCAAGATTTTGAAAGTGATGGAAATACTGAGGTTCCTGTACCTTCAGCCACATAA
- a CDS encoding RagB/SusD family nutrient uptake outer membrane protein, translated as MKNIFKIATRYVIVLFLFAFVTTSCSIDEVVDPNGPSVGGVLANATVAQLNELAVGVESTTRNGLGVDVTASGTMARELYLFDADPRNTGDLLGKEGITLDNNSFYSTSQWNGSYRCIKNANILIDAASNTSTVTDAERNGYLGFAKTIIAYELIQILKSYGMARVDVADPNNLGPLLEIGEVLTFVRNLLNEANTDLSAAGSSFAFSLSSGYDGFNTPTTFAQFNRAISSVAAVYDGDGTTALAALNASYFSLSGDLDLGPKYVFGLGGGGDRANPVFRVASVSAAEPNNGDQIIVHDSWINEAEAGDTRVTTKTAVRPDPSIQDGLTGTNETRLYVSNISDIDIIRNEELILVYAEASILANNLQDAEDALNVIRNAAGLADYAGLQNTADLTTELLNQRRYSLWSENHRMFDLRRYGLSNTLPIDRAGDQVFNVLPIPLSENL; from the coding sequence ATGAAAAATATATTTAAAATCGCGACTAGGTATGTAATTGTATTATTCCTTTTCGCTTTTGTAACTACTTCTTGTTCGATAGATGAGGTAGTTGATCCTAATGGTCCTAGTGTTGGAGGAGTTCTTGCTAATGCTACTGTTGCTCAATTAAATGAATTAGCAGTAGGTGTGGAGTCTACAACCAGAAATGGTTTAGGAGTAGATGTCACAGCAAGTGGAACTATGGCAAGAGAATTGTATTTGTTTGATGCAGATCCTAGAAATACTGGGGATTTGTTAGGTAAAGAAGGAATAACTCTTGATAATAACTCTTTTTATAGTACTTCTCAATGGAACGGGAGCTATAGATGTATTAAAAATGCTAATATTTTAATAGATGCAGCAAGCAATACTAGTACAGTTACAGATGCGGAAAGAAATGGTTATTTAGGATTCGCTAAGACAATAATAGCTTATGAATTAATTCAAATTTTGAAGTCTTATGGAATGGCTAGAGTAGATGTAGCTGATCCAAATAACTTGGGACCTCTTCTTGAAATCGGAGAAGTATTAACATTTGTCAGGAATTTATTGAATGAAGCGAATACAGATTTAAGTGCTGCTGGATCATCATTTGCATTTTCTTTAAGTAGTGGTTATGATGGTTTTAATACACCAACAACATTTGCTCAGTTTAATAGAGCAATATCATCAGTTGCAGCAGTTTATGATGGCGATGGAACTACAGCCTTAGCAGCATTGAATGCTTCGTATTTTAGTCTTTCAGGTGATTTGGATTTAGGTCCGAAGTATGTTTTTGGATTAGGCGGTGGAGGAGATCGAGCAAATCCTGTTTTTAGAGTTGCATCAGTCTCTGCAGCAGAACCTAATAATGGAGATCAAATTATTGTACACGATAGTTGGATTAATGAAGCAGAAGCTGGTGATACAAGAGTGACTACGAAGACTGCGGTTAGACCGGATCCAAGTATTCAGGATGGACTAACAGGAACTAATGAGACAAGGTTATATGTCTCTAATATATCTGATATTGATATTATTAGAAATGAAGAGTTAATTTTAGTTTACGCCGAAGCAAGTATATTAGCGAATAACTTACAAGATGCTGAGGATGCGCTTAATGTAATTCGTAATGCTGCTGGTTTAGCAGATTATGCAGGTTTACAAAATACAGCAGATTTAACAACTGAACTTTTAAATCAGAGACGTTATTCTTTATGGTCAGAAAACCATAGAATGTTTGATCTTAGACGATATGGATTGTCTAATACTTTGCCTATTGATAGAGCTGGTGATCAGGTGTTTAATGTTTTACCAATACCATTATCAGAAAACCTATAA
- a CDS encoding SusC/RagA family TonB-linked outer membrane protein gives MKKKSQISKGLLLFLFFFPVVLLAQETITGKVINEGTGEGVPFINIVEDGTSNGTASDIDGNFSLTVSNLPVTLRVFSIGFTTKKVNVDNAGAITIQVEESLEALDEIVVTGLGSSIKRKNLANAVSTVSSEELVGNTSQTTVDGALYGKVTGVNITASSGAPGGGFALRLRGISSINGNNQPLIIVDGVYINNVEIPSGLRFASGGNRGNEENSGNRLADLDPNDIENIEVLKGSSAAAIYGQRGNAGVVIITTKRGKGGRTKISFSQDTGITVIQNRLGLRPWTAQSVEDTFDATERQRFEDAIANGGLIDYEDEIYGNTGFITDTRLNVTGGNEKTQFYVGGSFRDEEGIIKNTGFDRLSLRANIDHKISDVFDFTSTTNFVRSNSSRSFTGNENEGGLSYGYTLAFTRPWVNLFPDANGNYPNNPNYPGNPLFVRDQAKNEDTNNRIIQGFKLNTKLFTNERNRVRFLINGGIDYLANETYVFVPKEHQAQVGGQEGFISQGKNNFTQINAQAIAIWDHDMLGDDLDLTTQLGITYLDQEANLVNSRGSDLSVGQTNVDQSVNQVIDQFLSSEEDFGYFGQIEANYKNQFIATLGYRLDKSSRNGDPNEFYGFPKASLAVNVSSFDFWNIEAMNQLKLRAAYGETGNPAAFGATFTSLGSSNIGGNGGSSVAGLNGDPDVEPETASEFEVGFDLGFLNSRVSLEATYYNKNVKDLILSRSLPASSGFTTETTNLADLKNEGVELALRADVLDSDNFYWNTGIQFYLNRSEVTRLDVPAFAQPGAGFGTGLGTFFIEEGQPVTQLVGNIDGTLTQVGNVEPDFQMAFNNQLTLFKQWDVSFLLQWKKGGDNLNLSRFLTDLGGTSPDLETPEGQARLATPANAERFVEPAGYVRLREAAIYYRISSDNIKSLFGDTVSDIKLGLSGRNLFTITDYSSYDPEVSVNGGAGLSSGIEVTPFPSSQQFYLHLNVNF, from the coding sequence ATGAAAAAAAAATCACAAATTAGCAAGGGGCTTTTGCTATTCTTGTTTTTCTTTCCGGTTGTGCTATTGGCACAAGAGACAATTACTGGAAAGGTAATTAATGAAGGTACTGGAGAAGGAGTACCTTTTATCAACATTGTGGAAGACGGAACTAGTAACGGAACTGCAAGTGATATTGATGGTAATTTTTCACTTACTGTCAGTAACCTTCCTGTAACATTGAGAGTGTTTTCTATCGGATTTACTACTAAAAAGGTTAACGTTGATAATGCGGGTGCAATTACAATTCAGGTAGAAGAGTCATTAGAAGCATTAGATGAGATAGTTGTTACCGGATTAGGTTCTTCTATTAAAAGGAAGAATCTAGCAAATGCAGTTTCTACTGTATCTTCAGAAGAGCTTGTTGGTAATACTAGTCAAACTACTGTAGACGGAGCGCTATATGGTAAAGTGACAGGGGTAAATATAACAGCTTCTTCTGGTGCTCCTGGAGGAGGATTTGCATTAAGATTAAGAGGGATATCTTCTATTAATGGAAATAATCAACCGTTAATTATTGTTGATGGTGTATATATAAACAACGTAGAGATTCCATCTGGATTACGTTTTGCATCTGGAGGAAACAGAGGAAATGAAGAGAATTCAGGAAATAGATTAGCGGATTTAGATCCAAACGATATTGAGAATATTGAAGTTTTAAAAGGATCTTCGGCTGCAGCCATTTATGGACAAAGAGGTAATGCTGGGGTAGTAATAATTACAACAAAAAGAGGTAAAGGAGGAAGGACTAAAATTAGTTTTAGTCAGGACACAGGAATTACCGTAATTCAAAATAGACTAGGACTTAGACCTTGGACAGCACAATCAGTAGAAGATACATTTGATGCTACAGAACGACAAAGGTTTGAAGATGCTATAGCTAATGGAGGTCTAATTGATTATGAAGACGAAATTTATGGAAATACAGGTTTTATTACCGATACAAGATTAAATGTAACAGGAGGAAATGAAAAAACGCAGTTTTATGTAGGTGGTTCTTTTCGTGATGAAGAAGGGATTATAAAAAATACAGGATTCGATAGATTGTCTTTAAGAGCAAATATTGATCATAAGATTTCTGATGTATTTGATTTTACATCTACTACCAACTTTGTTAGAAGTAACTCAAGCAGAAGTTTTACAGGTAATGAGAATGAAGGTGGATTAAGTTATGGTTACACCTTGGCATTTACGCGTCCTTGGGTTAATTTATTTCCTGATGCTAATGGGAATTACCCAAATAACCCAAATTATCCAGGAAATCCATTATTTGTAAGGGATCAGGCAAAAAATGAAGATACAAATAATAGAATCATCCAAGGATTTAAATTAAATACAAAGCTCTTTACGAATGAAAGAAATAGAGTTCGATTCCTAATTAATGGAGGTATAGATTACTTAGCAAATGAAACCTATGTTTTTGTTCCAAAGGAGCATCAAGCACAAGTAGGTGGGCAAGAAGGATTTATTTCTCAAGGTAAAAATAATTTTACTCAAATCAATGCTCAGGCTATTGCAATTTGGGATCACGATATGTTAGGTGATGATCTAGATTTAACAACACAACTTGGTATTACATACTTAGATCAAGAAGCTAATTTAGTAAATAGTAGAGGTTCTGATTTATCCGTTGGTCAAACTAATGTTGATCAATCTGTAAACCAGGTTATTGACCAGTTTTTATCTAGTGAAGAGGATTTTGGTTATTTTGGTCAAATAGAAGCTAACTATAAAAATCAATTCATAGCAACATTAGGGTACCGTTTAGATAAATCTTCTAGAAATGGTGATCCAAATGAGTTTTATGGATTTCCAAAAGCATCTTTAGCTGTAAATGTTTCTAGTTTTGACTTTTGGAATATAGAAGCAATGAACCAGTTAAAGTTAAGAGCTGCCTATGGTGAGACTGGAAATCCAGCTGCTTTTGGTGCAACTTTTACAAGTTTAGGTTCTTCTAATATTGGAGGAAACGGAGGTTCATCTGTTGCTGGTCTTAATGGAGATCCTGACGTTGAGCCAGAAACAGCTAGCGAATTCGAGGTTGGTTTTGATCTTGGATTTTTGAATAGTAGAGTTTCTTTGGAAGCAACGTATTATAATAAGAATGTTAAGGATTTGATCTTATCGAGATCTTTACCAGCATCATCTGGTTTTACTACAGAGACTACCAACTTAGCGGACTTAAAGAATGAAGGTGTCGAATTAGCTTTAAGAGCAGATGTACTTGATTCAGATAATTTTTATTGGAATACTGGGATTCAGTTTTACTTGAATAGATCCGAAGTAACGAGATTAGATGTACCTGCTTTTGCACAACCAGGTGCTGGATTTGGAACTGGATTGGGTACATTCTTTATAGAAGAAGGTCAGCCTGTAACACAGTTAGTGGGTAATATTGATGGGACTCTTACTCAAGTAGGAAACGTAGAACCAGATTTTCAAATGGCTTTTAATAATCAGCTTACCTTATTTAAACAATGGGATGTTTCATTCTTATTACAGTGGAAAAAAGGTGGAGATAACTTAAATTTGTCTAGATTCCTTACCGATTTAGGAGGAACAAGTCCTGATTTAGAAACTCCAGAAGGGCAGGCTCGTTTAGCAACTCCTGCAAATGCAGAACGTTTTGTTGAACCTGCAGGTTATGTAAGATTAAGAGAAGCTGCAATTTATTACCGTATTTCGTCGGATAATATTAAGTCACTTTTTGGAGATACTGTAAGTGATATTAAACTTGGGTTGTCTGGAAGAAATTTATTTACGATCACTGATTATAGTAGTTATGATCCAGAAGTTTCCGTAAATGGTGGAGCAGGTCTGTCTAGTGGTATCGAGGTAACTCCATTCCCAAGTTCGCAACAATTTTACTTGCATTTAAATGTTAATTTTTAA